Sequence from the Bacillota bacterium genome:
AGATGGCAAAGACTAAGTAACTGCCCTGACGTAAGTATTGAAGTAAGAAGTGAATAGCCCAGTACCCCACCATTGCCGCCACTATTACACCTAGAACAAAGGGTAAATCAAGGGCAGCAAAAGTGATGTCCTTGAGTTTATAGAAGCCGGCACCGGCCACCATGGGTACCGACAGTAGGAAGGAAAAGCGCGCTGCCGCTTCTCGCTCCATGCCTACAAGAAGGCCCGCAGTCATGGTAATGCCAGACCTGGAAACGCCGGGAATAATGGCTGCACCCTGGGAAATGCCTACCAGAATACTGTCCAGCAATGTTACATCTTCTATTCGTCTTATCTTTCGCCCGCGCTTATCAGCCAGCCAAAGGACAATACCCATGGCAGCCAGCATCAGCGCTATCAGCCAAGGGCTCCGGAAAATGGTCTCAGCCTGTTCCTCGAACAGCAACCCAAGTATGGCTCCCGGAACCGAGGCCACCGCCAAATACCAGAATAGCTGTCCGTCTCTGCTTCGTGGCCGAGTCAGTCCAAAGAACACCACTTCCAAAAGCTCGCGCCAAAAATAGGCTATCACTGCCAACATAGTACCCAAATGTAAAGCCACATCGAAAGTAAGTCCGTGCTCAGGCCAATTGAAGAGCCATGGTACTAATACTAGATGGGCTGAGCTGGAAATAGGTAAGAATTCTCCTAAGCCCTGTACAATACCTAACACAACAGCTTGTAGAACGTTCATGCATTACTCTCCTCGGTTTGTTCTCCTCAAATATTCTTTCTGGACTCAAAACTTTCGTGATGACAATCATGCCTTACCTTAACAATAACGCCGTCCGAGTCCAAAACCCGGTACTCTCTTTCATTCTGTAAATACTGCTTCTGGTCAGCACCTGGTCTTGCGGTCAGTGGGGCCATTACCTCTTACCTGATTATAGTTCTAACAAAGCGCGGTTGTAAACAGGGGACTGTTCTCCTCTTGGTCTTATGCTTTTTTAGCCCACAGCAGGAAGGCAACTCCGATCATAAAGACCAATGTAAGTACAACAGTAAGCGGACGTGGAGACGTTTTACTTGATATGAAAATACTTGTCGGACCGTCGGCACCGCCGATAATCCCTATTGCTCCTGTGCCTCTTGTCGCCACGTTAAATTTATGAAGCAAATACTCCGGTACAAGAACTTCATTAAAAACCACTACTGCCAAGGAAATTACACTGACTATTGCTACGGCTACTGTAAGCTTTTGCACGCTTTCTTCACTCCTCTTAAGAACACGATCCAATTAAGAAACGTATATTCTAAACACATTATATGGTAAGAAAGACTTCTGTTCAATAATAATGACCGGTTGCTTCTTCTCGGCGAGCACGAAAGCCACAGTCTAGCCAAGGTAGCGCCCGCCTTCCTAAAGATCCAGTTCCTTTGTTCATGATATAGTTCGCTTCTTAGCAGGAAAAGTGACACAAAAGTAGAAATATCTCTATGTTGGCAAGCCTCCTCCAAGGCTTGCTACAATTTAGACAGGTTTTTACTGTGGAGGGGATGTAGATGAAAGATTTTCAAGAAGTCATCGCGGAGGCAAGAGCCCAAGGTCCGGTACGCGTAGCTGTAGCACAGGCAGCGGACCCCGAGGTCCTTACGGCAATCAAAGAGGCTAGACAAGCCGGGCTAGCAGAAGGAGTACTGGTGGGCAATCCAGGCACCATCTCCCACCTGCTAACTGAGCTGAACGAAGATGCAGCGGCTTATACCATAGTGCCAGCGGCCAGCCTGGACGAGTGTGCCTCAAAAGCTGTGGCCTTGGTCCGATCAGATGAGGCCGATGTGCTTATGAAAGGCTTGCTTCAGACAGCCACCTTCCTAAGACCGGTACTGGACAAGGAGAAAGGGCTGCGAGCCGGACAGCTAATCAGTCAGGCTAGTATTTTCGAGTGGCCCGAAAAAGAAAAACTCCTAATTGTAACCGACTGCGCCATTAACATAACCCCAGATCTGAAGCAAAAGAAAGGCATCCTGCAAAACGCCATTTGCCTGGCCCAGGCACTGGGCATTGAAAAACCGAAAGTGGCCGCTTTATGCGCTTTGGAATTGGTTAACCCAGATATGCCTGAAACTGTTGATGCGGCGGCCTTGGCCAAGATGGCTGACAGGGGCGAAATCAAAAACGCCGTGGTGGATGGGCCGTTAGCATTTGATAATGCCGTTTCGGAGGAAGCAGCCGCCCACAAGGGTATCTTCAGCCCTGTGGCCGGTAAGGTAGACATTCTCTTGGTGCCTGACATGAAAACCGGCAATGTAATCCACAAGTCATTTATTCACTTCGCTCATTTGAAAGGTGCCGCAATTGTCATCGGCGCTCGGGATCCACTCATTGCCACTTCCAGGAGTGACCATGCCGACACTAAGCTGAACTCATTAGCAGTAGCAAATCTACTGGCTCACTATCTGAAGAAATAGG
This genomic interval carries:
- the uppP gene encoding undecaprenyl-diphosphatase UppP; translated protein: MNVLQAVVLGIVQGLGEFLPISSSAHLVLVPWLFNWPEHGLTFDVALHLGTMLAVIAYFWRELLEVVFFGLTRPRSRDGQLFWYLAVASVPGAILGLLFEEQAETIFRSPWLIALMLAAMGIVLWLADKRGRKIRRIEDVTLLDSILVGISQGAAIIPGVSRSGITMTAGLLVGMEREAAARFSFLLSVPMVAGAGFYKLKDITFAALDLPFVLGVIVAAMVGYWAIHFLLQYLRQGSYLVFAI
- a CDS encoding bifunctional enoyl-CoA hydratase/phosphate acetyltransferase — translated: MKDFQEVIAEARAQGPVRVAVAQAADPEVLTAIKEARQAGLAEGVLVGNPGTISHLLTELNEDAAAYTIVPAASLDECASKAVALVRSDEADVLMKGLLQTATFLRPVLDKEKGLRAGQLISQASIFEWPEKEKLLIVTDCAINITPDLKQKKGILQNAICLAQALGIEKPKVAALCALELVNPDMPETVDAAALAKMADRGEIKNAVVDGPLAFDNAVSEEAAAHKGIFSPVAGKVDILLVPDMKTGNVIHKSFIHFAHLKGAAIVIGARDPLIATSRSDHADTKLNSLAVANLLAHYLKK